Proteins co-encoded in one Nitrospirota bacterium genomic window:
- a CDS encoding citrate/2-methylcitrate synthase — MSIVANADTRVVIMGGPAGVNAARRMGEFCHLVKKPLNVVAFVFPPDAGKTVEVPYGSQLISLPVYRTVAEATAAHPEINATLIYVGADRATKAAQDALADPKIMLVSMITEGVPEKDAKLLAKEAKKRGKTFNGPSSIGILSAGEARLGVIGGEFNNLVLSKLYRPGSFGVITKSGGLSNEIMWICSQFADGVTTAIGIGGDAYPGTDFVSYLEMFEQDPQTKAVVIVGEMGGNLEEQAAAWYGAKKRRIKLIGVISGFCQEHLPKGMKFGHAGAKEGLRGEGSARSKTDALRKAGAIVPDTFGALGPAIEKVYREMVESKAISPIPEADAAALPKLPKSVDQAIKSGDVMIEPLIKTTISDDRGDEPCYDGYPASELIKKGYQIPHVIGLLWNKKLMSAQEAEIIKRIIMLSADHGPCVSGALVTIIAAGAGINMAQAVAAGMMMIGPRFGGAVTDAGKWFKYAIDQKLTPEAFLDYMKANVGPVPGIGHRVKSVKNPDKRVAELVSYVKSLAIATPHLDFALQVEKITTAKKDTLILNVDGTIAAILVDLGYPVESLNGFFILARTIGFIGHWIDQKRQGSRLIRLFDYLVNYATPKRREVPPLG, encoded by the coding sequence ATGAGTATCGTTGCCAACGCCGACACTCGGGTAGTCATCATGGGCGGCCCCGCGGGCGTGAACGCCGCCCGACGAATGGGGGAGTTCTGCCACCTCGTCAAAAAACCGCTGAACGTGGTCGCGTTCGTGTTTCCGCCGGACGCGGGCAAGACCGTTGAGGTCCCGTACGGCAGCCAGCTCATATCGCTGCCCGTGTACCGCACGGTGGCGGAAGCCACCGCGGCGCACCCCGAGATCAACGCGACGCTGATCTACGTGGGCGCGGACCGCGCGACCAAGGCCGCGCAGGACGCGTTGGCCGACCCCAAGATCATGCTGGTCTCCATGATTACCGAGGGCGTGCCGGAAAAAGACGCGAAGCTGCTGGCCAAAGAAGCCAAGAAGCGCGGCAAAACCTTCAACGGCCCGTCGTCGATCGGCATTCTCTCGGCCGGCGAGGCGCGGCTCGGCGTGATCGGCGGCGAGTTCAACAACCTGGTGCTCAGCAAGCTCTACCGGCCGGGCTCGTTCGGGGTGATCACCAAGTCCGGCGGGCTGTCCAACGAGATCATGTGGATTTGCAGCCAGTTCGCGGACGGCGTGACCACCGCGATCGGCATCGGCGGGGACGCGTATCCGGGAACGGACTTCGTGTCGTACCTGGAGATGTTCGAGCAGGACCCGCAGACCAAGGCGGTGGTCATCGTCGGGGAGATGGGCGGGAATCTCGAAGAGCAGGCCGCGGCGTGGTACGGCGCCAAGAAGCGGCGGATCAAGCTGATCGGCGTCATTTCAGGGTTCTGTCAAGAACACCTGCCGAAAGGCATGAAGTTCGGCCACGCCGGCGCCAAGGAAGGCTTGCGCGGCGAGGGCAGCGCTCGGTCCAAGACCGACGCGCTGCGCAAGGCCGGCGCGATCGTGCCGGACACGTTCGGCGCGCTGGGGCCCGCGATCGAAAAGGTCTACCGAGAGATGGTCGAGTCCAAAGCCATCTCGCCCATACCGGAAGCGGATGCCGCGGCGCTGCCCAAGCTGCCCAAGAGCGTGGACCAGGCGATCAAGAGCGGCGATGTGATGATCGAGCCCTTGATCAAGACCACGATCTCGGACGACCGCGGCGACGAGCCGTGTTACGACGGGTATCCCGCGTCCGAGTTGATCAAGAAGGGCTACCAGATCCCGCACGTGATCGGCCTCTTGTGGAACAAGAAGCTGATGTCCGCGCAGGAAGCCGAGATCATCAAGCGCATCATCATGCTGTCTGCCGATCACGGGCCGTGCGTGTCGGGCGCACTGGTCACGATCATCGCGGCCGGCGCCGGGATCAACATGGCCCAGGCGGTGGCGGCGGGCATGATGATGATCGGCCCGCGCTTCGGCGGCGCGGTCACGGACGCGGGCAAGTGGTTCAAATACGCGATCGATCAGAAACTGACGCCCGAGGCGTTTCTGGACTACATGAAGGCGAACGTGGGGCCGGTCCCGGGCATCGGCCATCGCGTGAAGAGCGTGAAGAACCCGGACAAACGCGTGGCCGAGCTGGTCTCGTACGTGAAGAGCCTGGCAATTGCGACCCCGCACCTGGACTTCGCCCTGCAGGTCGAGAAGATCACCACCGCCAAGAAGGACACCCTGATCCTCAACGTGGACGGCACGATCGCGGCGATCCTCGTTGATCTCGGGTATCCGGTCGAGAGCCTCAACGGGTTCTTCATCCTGGCGCGCACCATCGGATTCATCGGTCACTGGATCGACCAGAAGCGTCAGGGCAGCCGGTTGATTCGGCTGTTCGATTATCTCGTTAATTATGCGACGCCGAAGCGGCGCGAGGTGCCCCCGCTGGGGTAA
- a CDS encoding 2Fe-2S iron-sulfur cluster-binding protein has product MPRFVTVEVMGKKYRVPEGVTVIQALWYTGHEMIRGIGCLGGTCGACAMVYRMPGQYELLNGLACQTTVRDGMWFSMVSDYPAAQAHYRVQDLTNAKEQLFELYPESARCVNCNACNRVCPQGIDVRSSIWYAVFGDFQKVADLTMSCNMCGLCITRCVADMPPNLVGLYARRTYGALYAPPAEELTRRVEELTGGRYRDELAQLLTVDATELKSRAAALSR; this is encoded by the coding sequence ATGCCGCGCTTCGTGACCGTCGAAGTCATGGGCAAGAAATACCGCGTGCCCGAGGGGGTCACCGTGATCCAGGCGCTGTGGTACACGGGGCACGAGATGATCCGCGGCATCGGCTGCCTGGGCGGGACCTGCGGCGCGTGCGCCATGGTCTATCGTATGCCGGGCCAGTACGAGTTGCTCAACGGCTTGGCGTGCCAGACCACGGTGCGGGACGGCATGTGGTTTTCCATGGTGTCGGATTACCCCGCAGCGCAGGCGCACTACCGGGTCCAGGACCTCACCAACGCCAAGGAGCAGCTCTTCGAGCTCTACCCCGAGTCCGCGCGCTGCGTGAACTGCAACGCGTGCAACCGCGTCTGCCCCCAGGGCATCGACGTGCGCAGCAGCATCTGGTATGCGGTGTTCGGCGACTTTCAGAAAGTCGCGGACCTGACCATGAGCTGCAACATGTGCGGCTTGTGCATCACGCGGTGCGTGGCCGACATGCCGCCCAACCTGGTCGGCCTGTACGCGCGCCGAACGTACGGCGCGCTCTACGCGCCGCCGGCGGAAGAGCTGACGCGACGGGTCGAGGAGTTGACCGGGGGGCGGTACCGCGACGAGCTCGCGCAGTTGCTCACGGTGGATGCCACCGAACTCAAATCGCGGGCGGCCGCGCTGAGCCGCTGA
- a CDS encoding FAD-binding protein — protein sequence MTLDPISESRSRVDSTRAGRKGQTLPLLAQADKDALLHKFHPDYKADAYRLLKVGPNAGHKTVHEVADLLEGDSAVTAADVKSDADYVTDVLIIGGGGAGCAAVLAARAAGAKVLLATKLRLGDSNTVMAEGGMQVAVKPEDSPVRHFLDTIKGGHFANDRELLKVLVEEGPAATQWLLSLGVLFDRDETGNLKVRSGGATSTPRLLTCKDYTGLELMRVLKDAVINEDVQIVEFAPAVELLSDGTGRCTGAILKNLDNDRLLTVHAKAVILATGGSGRLHIQGFPTSNHFGATGDALPLAYRIGAELAFIDTFQYHPTGAIYPEPMAGLLVTEATRAAGAQLVNRLGERFINETDTRDVVAAAIIRECVEGRGVTTPSGRRGVWLDAPMVDLVNGEGTLDARFPNMRKLFSRYQIDIREQAVLIHPTLHYQNGGVKIGVDGDSTVKGLYVAGEASGGLHGRNRLMGNSLLDIIVYGRRAGQAAAAYSKKAALGVVTVEHLTQFRRALKDAGIAPAAVSPRLIPDYVRREEAVSRS from the coding sequence GTGACCCTCGATCCCATCAGCGAATCCCGCAGCCGCGTGGACTCGACGCGGGCCGGTCGCAAGGGCCAGACGCTCCCGCTCTTGGCCCAGGCCGACAAAGACGCGCTCCTGCACAAGTTCCATCCCGACTACAAGGCGGACGCGTACCGCTTGCTCAAGGTCGGCCCCAACGCGGGACACAAGACCGTCCACGAGGTGGCGGACCTGTTGGAAGGGGACAGCGCGGTCACTGCCGCGGACGTCAAGTCCGATGCGGACTACGTGACCGACGTGTTGATCATCGGCGGCGGAGGGGCCGGATGCGCGGCCGTGCTCGCGGCGCGCGCGGCCGGGGCCAAGGTGTTGTTGGCCACCAAATTGCGGCTCGGCGACTCCAATACCGTGATGGCGGAAGGCGGCATGCAGGTGGCGGTCAAGCCCGAGGACTCGCCGGTCCGCCACTTCCTCGACACGATCAAAGGCGGGCATTTCGCCAACGACCGCGAATTGCTCAAGGTCCTGGTCGAAGAGGGGCCCGCGGCCACGCAATGGCTGCTCTCGCTCGGCGTGTTGTTCGATCGCGACGAGACCGGCAATCTCAAAGTCCGCAGCGGCGGCGCCACCAGCACGCCGCGTCTGTTGACCTGCAAGGACTACACCGGGCTCGAGTTGATGCGCGTGCTCAAAGACGCGGTGATCAACGAGGACGTGCAGATCGTCGAGTTCGCGCCCGCGGTGGAACTCTTGAGCGACGGCACGGGCCGCTGCACCGGCGCGATCCTCAAGAACCTCGACAATGATCGCTTGCTCACCGTGCACGCCAAGGCCGTGATCCTGGCAACGGGCGGCAGCGGACGGTTGCACATCCAAGGATTTCCCACCAGCAACCACTTCGGCGCGACCGGCGACGCGTTGCCGCTGGCGTACCGGATCGGGGCCGAGCTCGCGTTCATCGACACGTTCCAGTACCACCCCACCGGCGCGATTTACCCCGAACCCATGGCGGGCCTGCTCGTCACCGAGGCGACCCGCGCCGCGGGCGCGCAACTGGTCAATCGCCTGGGCGAGCGGTTCATCAACGAGACCGACACGCGCGACGTGGTGGCCGCGGCCATCATTCGCGAGTGCGTGGAAGGCCGCGGGGTCACCACGCCGTCCGGACGACGCGGGGTGTGGCTGGATGCGCCGATGGTGGACCTGGTGAACGGCGAAGGTACGCTGGACGCGCGCTTTCCCAACATGCGCAAATTGTTCTCCCGGTATCAGATCGACATCCGCGAGCAGGCGGTGTTGATCCATCCCACGCTGCACTATCAGAACGGGGGTGTGAAGATCGGCGTGGACGGCGATTCAACCGTCAAAGGGCTCTACGTGGCGGGCGAGGCGTCCGGCGGCCTGCACGGCCGCAACCGGTTGATGGGCAACTCGCTGCTCGACATCATTGTTTACGGCCGCCGCGCGGGCCAGGCCGCGGCCGCGTACAGCAAGAAGGCCGCGCTCGGCGTGGTGACCGTGGAACACCTCACCCAGTTCCGCCGCGCCCTGAAAGACGCGGGCATCGCGCCTGCAGCGGTCTCGCCGCGTCTCATTCCGGATTATGTGCGCCGCGAAGAAGCGGTCAGCCGGTCGTAA
- a CDS encoding proteasome-type protease — protein MTYCVAMALDAGLVFASDTRTNAGVDHIATFRKMTVYERPGDRVIVMLTAGNLAVSQSVVGILNDHARADNGEPTLLNVPSLFAAARVVGNALREVHDMDAEHMKQHQAEFNTSILLGGQIRGEPSRLFNIYAAGNFIEATPETPYFQSGEVKYGKPIIDRVITHKSSLDEAVKCTLISFDSTIRSNISVGAPIDLLCYVRDSLRVDYRRSIDADDVYFRDIKRRWSDGLRELFARLPNPTWDGQPPG, from the coding sequence ATGACCTACTGTGTCGCCATGGCGCTGGACGCCGGCTTGGTGTTCGCCTCGGATACCCGCACCAACGCCGGCGTCGATCATATCGCCACGTTTCGCAAGATGACGGTCTACGAGCGGCCGGGCGACCGGGTCATCGTCATGTTGACCGCGGGGAATCTGGCCGTGTCCCAGAGCGTGGTCGGCATCCTCAACGATCACGCTCGAGCGGACAACGGCGAGCCCACCCTGTTGAACGTTCCGTCCCTGTTCGCGGCCGCGCGCGTGGTGGGCAATGCCCTGCGCGAAGTGCACGACATGGACGCCGAGCACATGAAACAACACCAGGCCGAGTTCAACACTTCCATCCTGCTCGGCGGGCAGATTCGCGGCGAACCGTCGCGACTGTTCAACATCTACGCCGCGGGCAACTTCATCGAGGCCACGCCCGAGACGCCGTATTTCCAATCCGGCGAGGTCAAATACGGCAAACCCATCATCGACCGCGTGATCACGCACAAGAGCAGCCTCGACGAAGCCGTCAAATGTACGTTGATCTCGTTCGATTCCACCATCCGCAGCAACATCTCGGTGGGCGCGCCGATCGACCTGCTCTGCTACGTGCGCGACAGCCTGCGGGTGGACTACCGGCGGAGTATTGACGCGGACGACGTGTACTTTCGGGACATCAAGAGGCGGTGGTCGGATGGGCTGCGGGAACTGTTCGCACGCTTGCCGAATCCGACCTGGGACGGTCAGCCCCCAGGCTGA
- a CDS encoding transglutaminase family protein has translation MRLAIQHRTVYRYSEPAAYSIQYLRLIPRRDNRQRVVAWHLGVPAHTSESQDAYGNTVRVLVMDRSHDEIAVDVDGVVDALEDSDGPRENEGPLSPLVFLRGTPLTEADATLRDFAGQYAGAAASDLPAGLFDLMNGIRRAVRYQQGSTNVRTAASAVFAQGAGVCQDHSHVFIACCRALGVPARYVSGYLYSETDTALQAASHAWAEAWVDGLGWLSFDVANSQPTGTAHLRLAVGRDYLDACPIRGVRFGGGAEAMDVHVRVMTTQQQ, from the coding sequence GTGCGGCTAGCCATCCAACATCGCACCGTGTATCGCTACAGTGAACCGGCGGCCTACAGCATCCAATACCTGCGGCTGATCCCGCGGCGGGACAACCGCCAGCGCGTGGTGGCGTGGCACCTCGGCGTGCCCGCCCACACGTCCGAATCGCAGGACGCCTACGGCAACACCGTGCGCGTCCTGGTAATGGATCGATCGCACGACGAGATCGCCGTCGACGTGGACGGCGTGGTGGACGCGCTGGAGGACTCGGACGGCCCTCGCGAGAACGAGGGACCCCTCAGCCCCCTGGTGTTCTTGCGGGGGACGCCGCTGACCGAGGCGGACGCGACCCTGCGAGACTTCGCCGGACAGTACGCGGGCGCGGCGGCGTCCGATTTGCCCGCGGGGCTGTTCGATCTGATGAACGGGATCCGCCGGGCGGTGCGCTACCAACAAGGCAGCACCAACGTCCGGACCGCCGCGTCCGCGGTGTTCGCGCAGGGCGCCGGCGTGTGTCAGGACCACAGCCACGTGTTCATCGCCTGCTGCCGCGCGCTGGGGGTGCCGGCTCGCTACGTGAGCGGGTACCTCTATTCGGAGACGGACACCGCGCTCCAAGCCGCCAGCCACGCGTGGGCCGAGGCGTGGGTGGACGGCCTGGGCTGGCTCAGCTTCGACGTGGCCAATTCGCAGCCCACCGGCACCGCGCACCTGCGGCTGGCGGTCGGACGCGACTATTTGGACGCGTGCCCGATTCGGGGCGTGCGCTTCGGCGGCGGCGCGGAAGCCATGGACGTGCACGTCCGCGTGATGACCACCCAACAGCAGTGA
- a CDS encoding alpha-E domain-containing protein produces MLSRTADHLYWMARYMQRAENTARILDVTNRMSLLPKDAAVAEREWRAALAMTACDDAFAARGDQAFPRAIIRFMTLDPDNPSSIVSCVRTARESARAVRGTITTEMWESLNTTWLEIQQLTLAEVDVDDIGARLDWIKERSHLFDGVTLSTILHDEALQFIRLGTFLERAENTARVLDVKYHLVLSDPADVAGAVDYYQWGALLRSVSAFEAYRKVYRDVIVPWRVAELLILRADMPRSLHACFNEIDEVLARMPDETGREAARRAGDLHARLHYGRMEEILQQGLHDYLQDFLSRVNDLGREITHSFLVPACG; encoded by the coding sequence GTGTTGAGCCGAACCGCGGATCATCTGTACTGGATGGCGCGCTACATGCAGCGGGCCGAAAACACGGCGCGGATTCTGGACGTGACCAACCGCATGTCGCTGTTGCCCAAGGACGCGGCGGTGGCCGAGCGCGAGTGGCGCGCCGCGCTGGCCATGACCGCGTGCGACGACGCGTTTGCGGCGCGCGGCGATCAGGCGTTCCCGCGCGCCATCATCCGCTTCATGACCCTCGATCCCGATAACCCGTCGAGCATCGTCTCGTGCGTGCGCACGGCGCGCGAGAGCGCCCGCGCCGTGCGCGGGACCATCACGACCGAAATGTGGGAGAGCTTGAATACCACGTGGTTGGAAATCCAGCAGCTCACGCTGGCGGAGGTGGACGTGGACGACATCGGAGCGCGACTCGACTGGATCAAGGAGCGCTCGCACCTGTTCGACGGCGTCACGCTGAGCACGATCCTGCACGACGAAGCCCTGCAGTTCATCCGTCTGGGGACGTTCTTGGAGCGGGCGGAAAACACCGCGCGCGTCCTGGACGTGAAGTACCATCTGGTGTTGTCGGACCCAGCGGACGTGGCCGGCGCGGTGGACTATTATCAATGGGGCGCATTGCTCCGGTCGGTCAGCGCGTTCGAAGCGTACCGCAAGGTCTATCGCGACGTGATCGTCCCCTGGCGCGTGGCCGAGTTGCTGATCCTGCGTGCCGACATGCCGCGCTCGCTGCACGCGTGCTTCAATGAAATCGACGAGGTGCTGGCGCGGATGCCGGACGAAACCGGCCGGGAAGCCGCCCGCCGGGCCGGCGATCTTCACGCGCGACTGCACTACGGGCGGATGGAAGAAATTCTGCAGCAAGGATTGCACGACTATCTGCAGGACTTCCTTTCGCGCGTCAACGACCTCGGGCGCGAGATCACCCATAGCTTTCTGGTGCCGGCGTGCGGCTAG
- a CDS encoding circularly permuted type 2 ATP-grasp protein codes for MRTPDGDVRPHYRAFADWLETTPSSRVEQKRKEADLLFHRLGITFAVSGEGAGTERLIPFDIIPRIIPSEDWRRLADGLRQRLRALNAFLRDVYHGQDILRAGLVPADLVFRNPQYRVEMSGVDVPGDVYVHIAGVDVVRTDDGFSVLEDNLRTPSGVSYMLENRKMMMRLFPELFARQPIAPIDHYPDLLLENLRAVAPLGARNPTVVLLTPGPYNSAYFEHAFLAQQMGIELVEGRDLFVRDDAVYMRTTRGPVRVDVIYRRIDDDFLDPLSFRPDSMLGVPGLLSVYRNRGVAVANALGTGVADDKAMYVYVPEMIRFYLGEDPILANVPTYQLRHRDDRAYVLEHLSDLVVKEVHGSGGYGMLVGPVSTAAEREAFRERIIRTPENYIAQPTLALSTCPTFVDQGIAPRHVDLRPFVLSGSDIDIVPGGLTRVALRKGSLVVNSSQGGGTKDTWVLEH; via the coding sequence ATGCGCACCCCCGACGGCGACGTCCGCCCGCACTATCGCGCGTTCGCCGACTGGCTGGAGACCACGCCGTCGTCGCGGGTCGAGCAGAAACGCAAAGAAGCGGACCTGTTGTTCCATCGCCTGGGCATCACCTTCGCCGTGTCCGGGGAGGGCGCGGGCACCGAGCGCCTGATCCCGTTCGACATCATCCCCCGGATCATCCCGTCCGAAGATTGGCGGCGGTTGGCCGACGGGTTGCGCCAACGCCTGCGGGCGCTCAACGCGTTCCTGCGCGACGTGTACCACGGCCAGGACATCCTGCGCGCGGGTCTGGTCCCGGCCGACCTGGTCTTTCGCAACCCCCAATACCGCGTCGAAATGTCCGGCGTCGACGTGCCGGGAGACGTCTACGTGCACATCGCGGGCGTCGACGTGGTGCGGACCGACGACGGGTTCTCCGTGTTGGAGGACAATCTGCGCACGCCCTCGGGGGTCTCCTACATGCTCGAGAACCGCAAGATGATGATGCGGTTGTTCCCGGAACTCTTCGCGCGGCAACCCATCGCCCCGATCGATCATTACCCCGACCTGCTGCTCGAAAACCTGCGCGCGGTCGCGCCGCTCGGCGCGCGAAATCCGACCGTGGTGTTGTTGACGCCCGGCCCCTACAACAGCGCGTATTTCGAACACGCGTTCCTCGCCCAGCAAATGGGCATCGAGCTGGTCGAGGGCCGGGACCTGTTCGTGCGCGACGACGCGGTGTACATGCGGACTACCCGCGGTCCGGTGCGCGTGGACGTCATCTACCGCCGCATCGACGACGATTTCCTGGACCCGCTGTCCTTCCGGCCCGACTCGATGCTGGGCGTTCCGGGCCTGCTCTCCGTCTATCGCAACCGCGGCGTGGCCGTGGCGAACGCGCTGGGGACCGGCGTGGCCGACGACAAGGCCATGTACGTCTACGTTCCGGAGATGATCCGCTTTTACTTGGGCGAGGACCCGATCCTGGCGAACGTGCCCACCTATCAGTTGCGCCACCGGGATGACCGTGCCTACGTCCTGGAGCACCTTTCCGATCTGGTGGTCAAGGAAGTGCACGGCTCCGGAGGGTACGGCATGCTGGTGGGGCCGGTCAGCACCGCGGCGGAACGCGAGGCGTTTCGAGAGCGCATCATCCGCACACCCGAGAACTACATCGCGCAGCCCACCTTGGCATTGTCCACCTGCCCCACCTTCGTGGATCAGGGGATTGCGCCCCGCCACGTGGATCTGCGGCCGTTCGTGTTGAGCGGGAGCGACATCGACATCGTGCCCGGCGGCCTCACGCGGGTGGCGCTGCGCAAAGGCTCGTTGGTCGTCAACTCGTCCCAGGGCGGCGGCACCAAAGACACCTGGGTGTTGGAACACTGA
- the sucC gene encoding ADP-forming succinate--CoA ligase subunit beta — protein sequence MNIHEFQAKQLFAKFNVPVPRGRKTDVVDEAKAIADELAAPITVVKAQIHAGGRGKAGGVKLAKSRDQVEPLAREILGKTLVTPQTGPQGKVVKKLLIEEGVSIGHEFYLSLVVDRASASIAVVASREGGMEIEEVAAHHPEKIIKVFIDPTIGYQPFHGRRVAFALGLPKDTVNAFMKLLGSLYALFTAKDASLVEINPLVLTTDQKFIALDAKMNFDDNGLFRQDDVRAFRDLDEEEPLEIKASEHNLNYVKLDGTIGCMVNGAGLAMATMDVVKLAGGAPANFLDVGGGATKDTVKEAFGILMADPNVKGVFVNIFGGIVRCERIAGGIIDATREVNLRVPLVVRLDGTNADEGKKMLGSSGLNLEVAGTMWEGAQRIVSLSGGAAR from the coding sequence ATGAACATTCACGAGTTCCAAGCCAAACAGTTGTTCGCCAAGTTCAACGTGCCGGTGCCGCGAGGTCGGAAAACCGACGTCGTTGATGAGGCCAAGGCGATCGCCGATGAACTGGCCGCTCCGATCACGGTGGTCAAAGCCCAAATCCACGCGGGGGGACGGGGCAAGGCAGGGGGCGTCAAGCTCGCCAAGTCGCGCGACCAGGTCGAACCCCTCGCGCGCGAGATCCTCGGCAAGACCCTGGTCACGCCCCAGACCGGCCCGCAGGGCAAGGTCGTCAAAAAGCTGTTGATCGAAGAGGGCGTGAGCATCGGCCACGAGTTCTACCTGTCACTGGTGGTGGACCGCGCGTCCGCGTCCATCGCGGTGGTGGCGAGCCGAGAGGGCGGCATGGAGATCGAAGAGGTCGCGGCCCACCATCCCGAGAAGATCATCAAGGTCTTCATCGACCCCACGATCGGGTATCAGCCCTTTCACGGCCGGCGCGTGGCCTTCGCCTTGGGCCTGCCCAAAGACACGGTCAACGCCTTCATGAAGTTGCTGGGCTCGTTGTACGCGCTGTTTACGGCCAAGGACGCGTCGTTGGTGGAGATCAATCCCTTGGTCCTGACCACGGACCAGAAATTCATCGCGCTCGACGCCAAGATGAACTTCGACGACAATGGCTTGTTCCGACAGGACGACGTGCGCGCGTTTCGCGACCTCGATGAAGAGGAGCCGTTGGAAATCAAGGCGTCCGAGCACAACCTCAACTACGTCAAACTCGACGGCACGATCGGATGCATGGTGAACGGGGCCGGCCTGGCCATGGCCACGATGGACGTGGTGAAACTGGCGGGCGGCGCGCCGGCCAATTTCCTCGACGTGGGCGGCGGCGCGACCAAAGATACGGTCAAGGAGGCCTTCGGCATCTTGATGGCCGACCCCAACGTCAAAGGCGTGTTCGTGAACATCTTCGGAGGCATCGTCCGCTGCGAGCGGATCGCGGGCGGGATCATCGACGCCACGCGGGAAGTGAACTTGCGCGTGCCCTTGGTGGTGCGGTTGGACGGCACCAATGCCGACGAGGGCAAGAAGATGCTGGGCTCGTCGGGGCTGAATCTGGAGGTAGCCGGTACGATGTGGGAAGGCGCGCAGCGAATTGTCTCCTTGTCCGGGGGAGCCGCGCGATGA
- the sucD gene encoding succinate--CoA ligase subunit alpha — protein MSILANKDSRVIVQGLTGREGGFHADQCLAYGTKVVGGVTPGKGGTIWIGETSGKKAPVYDTVRQAVEDTGANVSLIFVPPAFAADAILEAADAEMPLIICITEGIPVLDMMRVKRALAGKASRLIGPNCPGVITPGEAKIGIMPGFIHRPGAVGVVSRSGTLTYEAVWQVTQRGLGQSTCVGIGGDPLNGTNFIDCLQMFERDPDTEAIVMIGEIGGDAEEQAASYISRFVKKPVVGFIAGITAPPGRRMGHAGAIISGGVGSAADKMAALENAGVTVVRNPALIGDAVETLVGRGARRVSTKARPRRPVAARATRARVATSGRSRGRGRGRSGR, from the coding sequence ATGAGCATCCTGGCCAACAAAGACTCGCGGGTCATCGTGCAGGGGCTCACCGGGCGCGAAGGGGGATTCCACGCGGACCAGTGCCTGGCGTACGGCACCAAGGTCGTGGGCGGGGTGACGCCGGGCAAGGGCGGCACGATCTGGATCGGCGAAACCTCGGGCAAAAAAGCGCCGGTCTACGACACGGTGCGCCAGGCGGTCGAGGATACCGGGGCGAACGTCTCGCTCATCTTCGTGCCGCCCGCGTTCGCGGCCGACGCGATCTTGGAAGCGGCCGACGCCGAGATGCCGCTCATCATCTGTATCACCGAAGGCATCCCGGTGTTGGACATGATGCGCGTGAAACGCGCGCTCGCAGGGAAGGCCTCGCGGCTGATCGGTCCGAATTGTCCGGGGGTCATCACGCCGGGCGAGGCCAAGATCGGCATCATGCCGGGCTTCATCCATCGCCCGGGCGCGGTCGGCGTGGTCTCGCGCAGCGGCACGTTGACGTACGAAGCGGTGTGGCAGGTCACGCAACGCGGTCTGGGCCAGAGCACCTGCGTCGGCATCGGCGGCGACCCCCTCAACGGCACGAACTTCATCGATTGCCTGCAGATGTTCGAACGGGATCCCGACACCGAAGCCATCGTGATGATCGGCGAGATCGGCGGCGACGCGGAGGAGCAGGCTGCGTCGTACATCTCCCGGTTCGTCAAGAAACCCGTGGTGGGATTCATCGCCGGTATCACCGCGCCGCCGGGCCGGCGCATGGGCCACGCGGGCGCGATCATCTCCGGCGGGGTGGGGAGCGCGGCGGACAAGATGGCCGCGCTCGAGAACGCGGGGGTGACCGTGGTCAGGAATCCGGCCTTGATCGGTGACGCGGTCGAGACGTTGGTCGGAAGGGGCGCGCGACGGGTTTCCACCAAGGCGCGGCCTCGGCGCCCGGTTGCGGCGCGCGCGACCCGCGCGAGGGTCGCAACGTCCGGGCGATCGCGGGGACGCGGGCGAGGGAGGAGCGGTCGATGA
- a CDS encoding peroxiredoxin translates to MKVHVLVAMTAVLLAGWGWLWPSKGGAESARPISVGQEAPDFTLNDQNGVPVTLSEFRGEQTVVLYFYPKDDTPGCTKQACSFRDDLARFQALNARVLGVSVDGLDAHRAFAEKYKLTFPILSDEDHRVSRAYGVLSGFAGFTYAKRTTFVIDPNGVIRRIFTDVDPNDHAAELLQYLKTTLASNPTEG, encoded by the coding sequence ATGAAGGTCCATGTCCTGGTCGCGATGACCGCCGTGCTCCTGGCGGGGTGGGGCTGGCTCTGGCCGTCCAAGGGAGGAGCCGAAAGCGCGCGCCCGATCAGCGTGGGCCAGGAGGCCCCCGACTTCACGCTGAACGATCAGAACGGAGTGCCCGTGACGCTGAGTGAGTTCCGCGGAGAACAGACCGTGGTGTTGTATTTCTATCCCAAAGACGACACGCCGGGATGCACCAAACAGGCGTGCAGCTTCCGCGACGACCTGGCGCGATTCCAGGCGCTCAACGCCCGCGTGTTGGGCGTGAGCGTGGACGGGTTGGACGCGCACCGCGCGTTCGCAGAAAAATACAAGCTCACCTTCCCGATCCTCAGCGACGAGGATCATCGCGTCAGCCGCGCGTACGGGGTCTTGAGCGGGTTCGCGGGATTTACCTACGCAAAACGCACCACGTTCGTGATCGACCCGAACGGCGTGATTCGCCGTATCTTCACCGACGTCGACCCCAACGACCACGCCGCGGAACTCCTTCAGTATCTGAAGACCACGCTCGCCTCGAATCCCACCGAAGGTTAG